The Candidatus Binatus sp. genome includes the window GTCGAGCCGATAGACGGTATCGACGTAGCGCTCGGCGCGGGGATCGTGCGTGACCATCACGATCGTTTTCTGGAACTGGCGATTCATATCGACCAGCAAGCCCAGGATTTCCTCGGCCGACTTCGCGTCGAGATCGCCGGTGGGCTCGTCGGCGACGATGATCGTGGGATCGGCGACGATCGCGCGCGCAATCGCGACGCGCTGCTCCTGCCCGCCCGACAACTGGCGCGGATAATGGTCCATCCGGTCCGCCAGTCCCACCACCCTAAGCGCCGTCTCGACATGCTCGCGGCGCTCGGCCTTGCTGAGATGCGTCAGCAGCAGCGGCAATTCGACGTTCTCGAACGCGGTCAGCACCGGAATCAAATTGTAAAACTGGAACACCAGCCCGATATGGCGCGCGCGCCAGCCCGCCAGCTCGCGCTCCTTCATGCCGGTGATTTCCTCGCCGCCGACCGCCACTCGTCCGCCAGTGGCGTGATCGATTCCCGCGATCAGGTTGAGCATCGTGGTCTTGCCCGATCCCGACGGCCCCATGATCGCCACGAAGCGTCCGGCCGGGATCTGCACGGTCACGTCGTCGAGCGCACGGACCTCGAACTCGTCGCGCTTGTAGATTCGGGTCACGTGTTCGAAGTCAATTGCATACTTTTCGTCCATGAGGTTATGCCTTTTGAACCCGATGCCGGTTCATTTTGCGCCAGCGGCGGTGCGGGTCGGTTTGAGCCGCGATGCGGGCCGCGACGTTTCATATGTATTTCACGTTTCACTTGCGCGCAAATCAGGGTGCAGCGATCCCACTACGGATGATTCTGCCGGAATTGTAAACCCACCAGCGGCTACTCTTGCTTGCGGTCTTCGCGCTCGTTCAGCTCCTCGGGCGGGTGGACGTTGCGAAAGAATATGTAGAAGAGAACCGTGTTCAGACCCTGCATCACGGCCGCGAACTCCAGCGGCAGCGACAGCATCAGATGCTCCATGAAGTAGCCGGCCATGTATGGACCCACCGCCGAAGTGACTTGCGATGGAAAGCTGGCAAGGCCCGATGCGCTCGAGCGCTCG containing:
- a CDS encoding ABC transporter ATP-binding protein, with the protein product MDEKYAIDFEHVTRIYKRDEFEVRALDDVTVQIPAGRFVAIMGPSGSGKTTMLNLIAGIDHATGGRVAVGGEEITGMKERELAGWRARHIGLVFQFYNLIPVLTAFENVELPLLLTHLSKAERREHVETALRVVGLADRMDHYPRQLSGGQEQRVAIARAIVADPTIIVADEPTGDLDAKSAEEILGLLVDMNRQFQKTIVMVTHDPRAERYVDTVYRLDKGVLAGVEPGKRGASAEAAARA